ATCTGGCTCAGCCGGTCGCGCAGCTTGTCAACTTGCGCGCGCTGGCGCTTGCGCTCGACATCGCTGGATTTCAGATGCGCGATCGAGGTGCGCGCCGCGGCGGCCACGGCAGGCGGCAGTGCGGTGGTAAAGATGAACCCGCTGGCAAAGGAGCGGATGAAGTCGCACAGAGCCTCGGATCCGGTGATATAGCCACCCATCACGCCATAGGCCTTGCCCAGCGTGCCTTCGATCAGCGTGATCCGGTCCGCCAGCCCGCGTTCCTCGGACACGCCGCCGCCGCGCGGGCCGTACATGCCGACCGCGTGGACTTCGTCCAGGTAGGTCATCGCGCCGTGTTTCTCGGCCACCTCGACGATTTCTTCCATCGGGCAGATATCGCCATCCATCGAATAGACGCTCTCGAACGCCACGATCTTGGTGGCGTTCGATGGCAGTGCCGCCAGCTTGCGGTCCAGATCCTCCGGGTCGTTGTGCTTCCAGATCACCTTGTTGCAGCGGGCGTGGCGGATGCCTTCGATCATGCTGGCATGGTTCAACGCATCCGACAGGATCACCGCATCCGGCAGCCGTGCGCCCAGTGTCGACAGCGCGGCCCAGTTCGACACGTAGCCGCTGGTGAACAGCAGCGCCGCCTCCTTGCCGTGCAGATCGGCCAGCTCGGCCTCCAGCAGCTTGTGCTGGTGGTTGGTGCCCGAAATGTTGCGCGTGCCCCCTGCCCCGCACCCGCAAGCTGCGACGGCCTCCTGCATGGCGGCGATCACCTCGGGGTGCTGACCCATGCCGAGGTAGTCGTTCGAACACCACACCGTCACTTCGTCCGGGCAATCCTCATCATGGCTGCGCGCCTTGGGAAAGGCCCCTGCCTTGCGCTCGAGCTCGGCGAATATCCGGTAATTGCCTTCTTCTTTCAAAGTATCCAGCTGGGCGTTGAACAGGCTGTCAAAGTCCATGGGCGTCCTCCGTCGTCGTCTTGTCCAGTTTGGTTTTGGGCGCGGGCAGCATCCAGCGCCAGAGTTTCTCGTCAGGCAGCGGCAGCACCATGAACCAGTGCTCCAGCAGCGCCAGCGCCGTCAGCGCGGTCAGCAAGGCGAAACCCACGATTTCCGCCGGATCGGTGACGAAAACCAGCCGTTCGAGCCAGCAGGCGACAGCAAAGCTGAGGCCCGTGATCGACAAGGGGAACAGCCCGTTCATCGGCGCGATGCGGAAATGGCTTGGCAGATGCGCCAGTGCCCGGGGCAGGAATTCCGTATTGATCTTGGGTACACCCAGGAACAGGTTCAGCTTCGCCGACACCCGGGCGAAAAACAGCACGGCGAAGGCCCAGAAGCCAAAGGGATTGGCGGCGTCCGCGAACAGCAGGCCCAGTCCGATCAGGGCCGCCACAAGCGCCACCTCGTGATAGGCGATGGTTCCCCAGGCCCGGATGAACCGTTCCCATTCCGGCACATCGACGCGGCAGACATGGCGGTTCGGCCCGGCGACCGCACCGGTCAGAAAGGCCAGTTCGATCCAACCCCAGACCGCCAGGGCCGAAACAAAGCCGTGATAGACCGCGCCCACTCCGGCAATGCCAGACGACACCCACATCCCCCAGAGCCCGAGCGCGAGCGCCGGCAGGCCCGCCAGCGTCACCCAAAGCCCCGTGCGTCCGCCGCGGCGGTCGGCAAGCTTGACCACGACCAGGATCGCCCCGGTGGAAAACCACCAGAGGAAAAGCGCGACGAACGCGGCGATCCAGGGGTCATTCATCAAGACGGGTCCGTCCTTCTCTGGTTCAAAAATATCCCGGGGGGTGTGGGGGGCTGGCCCCCCACTCCGGTGTCAGTAGACCGGCTCGAGCCGTGTCGAATCAGGCACAAGATGCCGGTTTGCGGGGATCGTGTAGAGCGACACGAAGGCCAGCGCGGCCCGTATCGATCCACCCATCTGCTTGAGCTTGCCAGACAGACCGCCGGCCGCCTTCCCCTCGGCAATCGCCACATTGGCGCGATGCAGCCGTTCCAGGCTGCGCTGCCAGCGCGGATGGTCGATATCCAGCGTGATCGGGAAAATTTGTTCCGACAGCTTCGACGTCTTGGTGAAGACCTCGTGCGCATACCAATCCGGATCCACCCCCAAAGCGGCATGAAAGGCCGGGCGCTGGTGATCGCGGACATACATCGTGGCATAGACCGCGGTCAGGAAGAACTTGATCCACCAGACATTGCCGCCGCTGGTCAGCTTGGGGTCGGTCTTCATCAGCAGGGCGAAGGCCTCGCCATGGCTGAACTCGTCGTTGCACCATTCCTCGAACCACTTGAAGATCGGGTGGAAGCGATGCTCGGGGTTGGCCTCGAGATGACGGAAGATCGTGATGTAGCGCGCATAGCCGATCTTCTCGCTCAGATAGGTGGCGTAGTAGATGAACTTCGGGCGGAAATAGGTGTATTTCTTCGACTGCGTCAGGAAACCCAGGTTCACCCGCAGCCCCGCCTCGCGCAGCGCGTCGTTGATGAACCCGGCATGCCGCGCCTCGTCCCGCGCCATCAGCTGGAACAGCTGGGTGATGTCCTTGTTGGCACCGCGCCGCTTCATTTCCTTGTACAGCACGCAGCCCGAGAACTCGGCGGTGCAGCTGGAGATCAGGAAGTCGATGAACTCCTTCTTCAGCTGCGGCTCCATCCCGTCCCAATCGACATGGTCCCAGTCCTCGTTCTTCTTGAAATGGCCCTTGTTGGGGTCGCTCACCATCTGCGCGATCAGCTTGTCCCAGTCGTCGCGCACGGAACTCACGTCGATGGCGTCCAGCTCGTCGAAATCGGTGGTGTAGAACCGCGGTGTCAGAAGGGTGTTCTGCATCGCGGTCTCGGTGGCG
This sequence is a window from Thalassococcus arenae. Protein-coding genes within it:
- the hemA gene encoding 5-aminolevulinate synthase; protein product: MDFDSLFNAQLDTLKEEGNYRIFAELERKAGAFPKARSHDEDCPDEVTVWCSNDYLGMGQHPEVIAAMQEAVAACGCGAGGTRNISGTNHQHKLLEAELADLHGKEAALLFTSGYVSNWAALSTLGARLPDAVILSDALNHASMIEGIRHARCNKVIWKHNDPEDLDRKLAALPSNATKIVAFESVYSMDGDICPMEEIVEVAEKHGAMTYLDEVHAVGMYGPRGGGVSEERGLADRITLIEGTLGKAYGVMGGYITGSEALCDFIRSFASGFIFTTALPPAVAAAARTSIAHLKSSDVERKRQRAQVDKLRDRLSQIGIPHLDNPSHIIPVMVKDPVKCRQLADILMQDFGIYVQPINYPTVPKGTERLRFTPGPLHSDADIEHLVMALTTLWKRCAIAHAVA
- the puhE gene encoding putative photosynthetic complex assembly protein PuhE, whose protein sequence is MNDPWIAAFVALFLWWFSTGAILVVVKLADRRGGRTGLWVTLAGLPALALGLWGMWVSSGIAGVGAVYHGFVSALAVWGWIELAFLTGAVAGPNRHVCRVDVPEWERFIRAWGTIAYHEVALVAALIGLGLLFADAANPFGFWAFAVLFFARVSAKLNLFLGVPKINTEFLPRALAHLPSHFRIAPMNGLFPLSITGLSFAVACWLERLVFVTDPAEIVGFALLTALTALALLEHWFMVLPLPDEKLWRWMLPAPKTKLDKTTTEDAHGL
- the acsF gene encoding magnesium-protoporphyrin IX monomethyl ester (oxidative) cyclase encodes the protein MNAQNPQGYTGKHTADATTVEEGLAIQEKQAKFDDDFATETAMQNTLLTPRFYTTDFDELDAIDVSSVRDDWDKLIAQMVSDPNKGHFKKNEDWDHVDWDGMEPQLKKEFIDFLISSCTAEFSGCVLYKEMKRRGANKDITQLFQLMARDEARHAGFINDALREAGLRVNLGFLTQSKKYTYFRPKFIYYATYLSEKIGYARYITIFRHLEANPEHRFHPIFKWFEEWCNDEFSHGEAFALLMKTDPKLTSGGNVWWIKFFLTAVYATMYVRDHQRPAFHAALGVDPDWYAHEVFTKTSKLSEQIFPITLDIDHPRWQRSLERLHRANVAIAEGKAAGGLSGKLKQMGGSIRAALAFVSLYTIPANRHLVPDSTRLEPVY